The Vigna unguiculata cultivar IT97K-499-35 chromosome 6, ASM411807v1, whole genome shotgun sequence genome contains a region encoding:
- the LOC114188405 gene encoding protein MAIN-LIKE 1-like, producing MIITLDDVWSLLHLPITGQFCSTENIEYEDSVEILMTLLGVDRAMACDELNQSRGAQVRLSWLRELYDSCCDNELWEFAARAYLLHLVGCTIFANKNATYVRTHYLELFRDLPTCRRYAWGVAALVYLYEQLGDANFANTKQLAGYLPLLQAWIYEHFPALGRKQLRDTYVETEPRVIRYVTGRAISAITDVRLQLDALTYDEMIWNPYVAHRAGRPLLTNGMFSGFLRLGTLVHRHLPERVL from the exons ATGATCATCACTTTAGATGACGTCTGGTCGCTCCTCCATCTTCCCATCACTGGACAATTTTGCTCCACTGAAAATATTGAATATGAAGATTCAGTTGAGATTTTGATGACACTTCTTGGTGTTGATCGGGCCATGGCTTGCGATGAGCTGAATCAAAGTCGGGGTGCACAGGTCAGACTTAGCTGGTTGAGAGAGTTGTATGATAGTTGTTGTGATAATGAGCTATGGGAGTTTGCTGCACGTGCATATCTTTTGCACCTTGTAGGGTGCACGATATTTGCTAATAAAAATGCCACCTATGTTCGTACACATTACCTCGAGCTATTTAGAGATCTCCCGACATGTCGTAGATATGCTTGGGGAGTTGCTGCTCTTGTCTACTTATATGAGCAGCTAGGAGATGCCAACTTTGCAAATACAAAGCAATTAGCTGGATATCTACCTCTTCTACAA GCTTGGATATATGAGCACTTCCCTGCATTGGGAAGGAAGCAATTACGGGATACATATGTGGAGACCGAACCCCGTGTCATACGTTATGTCACTGGACGCGCTATTTCTGCTATAACTGATGTTAGACTCCAGCTGGATGCCTTGACATATGATGAGATGATTTGGAATCCATATGTAGCACATAGAGCTGGTCGACCACTTCTAACAAATGGCATGTTTTCTGGCTTCCTGAGGCTTGGTACCCTCGTACACCGTCATCTGCCAGAGCGTGTGCTGTGA